TGCACATGtatatatagtattaaaaTTCCATAACTGGAACTTTctttatactatttttttcaaaagattgtAAATTAGAAGATCACCCACTAATACCAACTGGGATAAACTATTATCAACAAAGAACTAAAATCTGTTTTCTTATGATTGGAATTCCTGTAATTTACTAAGCGCAAGACTTCGTCCTCTTCAGAGATCTAATTTTCTCACATCCCTTGGTcggatattttcttttaaccttcTAGTTTCAGGGAAGTGTTGGACGTTAGACATCCGTATATCTGAGATAACCTTAGCTTTGAAAAGcatattatgattatttggACACTAAATTTGGTTAACAAAACTGGTTTTTGAAATAATCTTCTTATTGGCAATGagaaacttaattaatatatattaatctaCTGCAGGAACTTGGAGGGAAATTACATAACTGGAGGGATACCAGCGGAGTTTGGAAACTTGACAAATTTGGTCACTTTGGATCTCGGAAATAACAGCCTAATTGATCAAATACCATCGTCCCTGGGTAATCTTAAGAATCTACGGTTCCTGTAAGTAATGGGTTTCAAATtactcaaatttcaaagataCCTTATGAGCATTTGCAATACACCTGGGTTTTAGTTGAGATAATGACTATTGACTCCTTATTCTCATTGAAGCAGAACTCTGAGTCAAAATCATTTAACTGGGAGTATTCCTGAGACGTTGTCAACCCTTCCTAGCTTGATCAATCTGtatgttttcaattatgcATAAGGCTATTAATGGAGATTTTCAGATTCGGGGATCTGTGTTCTGTTCTCAATGCCTTGATTGTTACTCTCCTACAGTTTTCTTGATTCGAATAATCTCAGTGGCCAGATTCCGGAGCAAttatttcaagtttcaaaattcaagtacGTGGAACTTTTGAATACTATCAAGGTAGATATTATCATACCTATATATCTGCTATAACATGGCATTAGGAAACCAACACCAATTCctaaaattagtgatattaggAAACACATCTATCTGATATTTATGGCACGATCATATAGCTCAACAGTTTAAAGCATCTACTTTTTTTTGAGAATGAAGGTTTGATTCTTTaccttaaattttagtttctaatgaaagtaaaaaaagacaataattaacttaaatttttgaaGCTAACATTCAAAATCTAAAGCATCACTGATCGacaaatgaaaaggaaatacCATATGTTGCTTGGACATGACAAATCCCATATCCAAAATTGATTTGGTCAAAAGAAAGtaaccaaaattataaaatttaaacacttgcTGTTAAGAAAAATTTCCTATTACTACTGTCAGGAGAAAGCAGCAAATAACGGAgaacttaaaagaaagcaataaagaTTGGAAATATAAGAATTAACGTGAATAACTCAAACTGAAAGAAAAACCGTGATCAATCAAAAAGAAGTTCACTATgtgaaaattattacaaacaCATAGAATTCTCTTGCTGATTCCAACTCCAACACTCTCAAAACTTTTATGCTACTCACAcccttttctttactttcaaaCTAGAAAATACAGAAAGATAATTCAACTAGAATTAGGTCACCCAAGCTTTTAGAGTGCTTGGAGCTCATCGCTCTCAGAACTTTTTTGATGTAGAATTGTTCTCATTTAATAACTTGTCAAGAACCCTACAATCACAATCTCTATTTTTCAATAGATCTTACAGTGCAATGTAATTTCTATATTCTTTGTCATccgtttatttatttttcaccttccaaatatttttttcacagCTTTTCTGGAAATAAGTTGGATTGCGGCAACAATTCACGTTGGTCCTGTGATTCGGACAGTACAAATTCAGGTTATTGGATCGGATTTGCCTTAGGTCCTTAGGCTTGTGGAAAATCTTTTCCTCCGTTTTGATAACTTAGGCACCCTTTAGCAGAAAGAGAAATGTGAAAGTTTCGTCATTTTCTCAGGTGCTTCAAATAAGTCGAAGGTTGGGCTCTTAGCTGGACCTATTTCTGGGTTAATGGTTACTCTTCTTTTGGTCGGATTATTGCTTTTGTTGTGCAAGCATAGATATAAAGGCTACAAGGGTGAAGTCTTCGAAGATGTTCCCGGTAATTGTTATGACTAtcattgaattttcaaaatggatTATGCAAGCATCATTTATGGTGACTAGGTTTCATGGATATCGATATCaatgtaaatataattgttttctCGGTGCAACCTTTTTTGCCAATTCTTAGTAGCGTTTGTACGTATTAGCACCTATCTAGAAATACAACTGTGTtgtatttgtgatttttgtcTGAAGCATAGACTATCTAGATGCTACTCATCTAGAGAATTATTCCTTAAAATTTGGTCCTCTACTAGCATATTGAATTGCTCGAGATAATTGATATGTGATTCGTAGTtgcataacaaaaatattttcccaACTGGATTCATGAAGAGCTTGTAGAAATAGTTTCTCATGTTTCTAACTCTTTGATGTAAGTTTTTGTATTACTTGTCAAGTTAACCATCTTATGTCTTAAATGAAATTACTGGATAATTTGAGGTATAGTTATAatgaataacaattttaagaataataattaagtatataataacatttttttaaaatcgcaaatatagcaaagtctATTAACGATAGACTTCTATTGCTGATAGATTCTTATGATTTATTAGatatggtatatcagtgatagatttctatcaTTGAGATTTTGATAGATTTCGACAGATTTCtctatatttgcatttttttaaattttgctatatacttaattattttgaatctaattgctatatttCCAGTTATCGTACTTTGAGTCATTCATTAGTAATTTTATGAAACACGcaataatttcaaatgtaATCAAGTCACAAGCTGGAAAAGGGAATCAAAATTCCATATGCCTCCACCCCATCTCACCCGCACTAGAACTGAATTTTTTGTTCATGGAAGCGTgtctaaatgttttttttccctaatcTCTCAATTAGGTGAAATTGATCGAAAAATTGCATTTGGTCAGCTGAAAAGATTTGCATGGAGGGAGCTACAGCTAGCTACAGAAAATTTTAGTGAGGAAAATGTTATAGGACAAGGAGGCTTTGGAAAGGTTTACAAAGGGGTGCTTGCTGATGGCACCAAGGTTGCAGTGAAACAGTCAACTAATTATGAACGCCTTGGGGGAGATGCTTCTTTTCTGCGTGAAGTTGAGATGATTAGTGTAGCTGTTCATAGAAATCTATTGCGGCTGATTGGGTTTTGTACAACTCAGACTGAACGCTTATTGGTGTATCCCTATATGCAGAACTTGAGTGTTGCCAACCGTCTTCGAGGTATTAAATCATTTGCTTGTTTTggatatgaaatttgaaaaaaaaaaaaaatctcacaatTTCTGTTTTCGTTTGAGCAGAAATACTTCAATGTTTGCATATTACATCATATATTAATGATCTGTAGATCTTGGTTTGGGCATAGGGAAATGAGAGAGTAACCaagaaaactttaaaactAAGGTCTAAGAGATCAATTGAGTGTCAGGTGCTTGAGTAGATCCTGGTTTGGGCAGAGGGAAATATTGGCCATGGGCTATTTCTTTCCTGTATctacttttttcatttttcgtAGTACTTGCTCaaccttcaaatattttgattacGGCCGACTTTTTaagtctaaaaaaaatatacatgaaGGCATTGTGCCCCTGTCATGTCCTTGGAAAGTAGCACCATTGTCTTAGTCCAgagaacaacaaaattttctactCGTTTGTATTTAGTACTGAAGAAAGGAGTCCTCCAGCCTCTATAGGGGCCACTAGTTGGAAAATGACTTTTTGTGAGAGGGCGTGGTGGGTGCGGATTATCACATTCTTGAACTGGAAGGTGGTCTCAAGATCTTTCCTGGGGCGGGCTGCGGATAGGTGAAATTGTTGGGTAATTTAGCTAACTGGTTGCTACTTTCCCGTTACAACTTGAAGCTTTATAGAATATGATTGTTGTCAGTAAGTATGAACATCATTTCGATAAGTGATTTATAGGTGAGTTTCAACTTTCATTGTTGCATAGAGAGAAACAACCTTGATAAGTCTTTGGATAGTTGTCCTTTTCCGGTTAACTCCTTGCTCGATTGCTCTGTTCATCACCTTCCTGCTCTCATCATTTTATCAGttagtctttttctttgtcGTTTTTACTTTTACTCTTCTCAATGAAAGCTTATGTAAAATAGTCTTGCAGGATACTGAGCATACAAGTTACTCATTTAATTCACAAGATGAACTTTGGCCAATTGTTATTGTATTGCCTTACTGATAAATAATTACTACCCCTCTAGCTGATTTCTTTTGTAATCTCCTATGCCAGAACTTAAGCCTGGGGAACCTATTTTAGATTGGCCTACACGAAAACGTGTGGCATTGGGGACAGCTCGTGGTTTTAGGATATCTTCACGAACATTGCAATCCAAAGATTATTCACCGAGATGTTAAGGCTGCTAACGTCTTGCTTGATGAGGATTTTGAAGCAGTTGTTGGTGATTTTGGCCTCGCCAAGTTGGTTGATGTTAAGAAGACTAGCGTCACAACTCAAGTTCGGGGGACAGCTGGCCACATAGCACCCGAGTACTTATCCACTGGGAAATCGTCAGAAAAGACTGATGTTTTTGGTTATGGCATTATGCTTTTAGAACTTATTACAGGACAACGCGCGATCGACTTCTCACGCTtcgatgaagatgatgatgttTTACTGCTAGACCATGTAAgcaaattatatcaaaatcaGCACATCTCCATTTGAATCTATTCCTTCTTTATGCCAACTTCAATTAGCTCTActatcataaatataattttggctTATTCATCTCTGTTTCTTAAAGGTCAAGAAATTGGAAAGGGAGAAGCGACTGAACATTATTGTGGACGAAAACCTGACTAACTATGATATTAGAGAGGTGGAGACATTGGCTCAAGTTGCGCTACTGTGTACGCAGCAATCTTCGGCTAGTCGGCCAACAATGTCGCAAGTCATTCGGATGCTGGAAGGCGAGGGACTCGGAGAGAGGTGGGAGGAATGGCAGCATTTAGAGGTGATTCGCAGACAAGATTATGAGAGAATGCaaagaagatttgaattaGGGAATGATTCCATTTATAAACAGGAAGCTATTGAGTTATCTGGTGGAAGATAAGGTAGCAATTACCAAGCTTTTTGATCCTCATCTATATGTCAGTTTTTTTCTGTTAGATTAGTTTGATTTGGGGGCCATCCTTAT
This is a stretch of genomic DNA from Cucumis sativus cultivar 9930 chromosome 4, Cucumber_9930_V3, whole genome shotgun sequence. It encodes these proteins:
- the LOC101220063 gene encoding LOW QUALITY PROTEIN: probable LRR receptor-like serine/threonine-protein kinase At5g10290 (The sequence of the model RefSeq protein was modified relative to this genomic sequence to represent the inferred CDS: deleted 1 base in 1 codon), with translation MAKLYLTALVLVCFHYFAVSDFQGDALYAFKKALNATSSQLGDWNLNHVNPCSSWSNIMCNGNNVTAITLPTMGFTGTLSPEIAVIKSLSTLNLEGNYITGGIPAEFGNLTNLVTLDLGNNSLIDQIPSSLGNLKNLRFLTLSQNHLTGSIPETLSTLPSLINLFLDSNNLSGQIPEQLFQVSKFNFSGNKLDCGNNSRWSCDSDSTNSGASNKSKVGLLAGPISGLMVTLLLVGLLLLLCKHRYKGYKGEVFEDVPGEIDRKIAFGQLKRFAWRELQLATENFSEENVIGQGGFGKVYKGVLADGTKVAVKQSTNYERLGGDASFLREVEMISVAVHRNLLRLIGFCTTQTERLLVYPYMQNLSVANRLRELKPGEPILDWPTRKRVALGTARGLGYLHEHCNPKIIHRDVKAANVLLDEDFEAVVGDFGLAKLVDVKKTSVTTQVRGTAGHIAPEYLSTGKSSEKTDVFGYGIMLLELITGQRAIDFSRFDEDDDVLLLDHVKKLEREKRLNIIVDENLTNYDIREVETLAQVALLCTQQSSASRPTMSQVIRMLEGEGLGERWEEWQHLEVIRRQDYERMQRRFELGNDSIYKQEAIELSGGR